In the genome of Afipia felis ATCC 53690, the window CGGCATGACCTACAGCCGATTTATCAACGGCCTCGCCAAGTCGGGCGTCGTTGTCGATCGCAAGGTGCTGTCGGATCTCGCCATCCACGAGCCGGCCGCGTTCCAGGCGATTGCCGAGAAGGCCAAAGCCGCTCTCGCGGCGTAAGCCTGCCGATGGCCGCGCGCGGCCAGGCATGCCCCTCTTGCACGAGGCCGACATGACCGGGACGCCCTGAGGCGTCCCGCTTCGTTCGGCTGGGCCGATTGCACCCCGCCGGGCGGTTTCAAATGAACCGTTCTGCTGGGGCTGTATATGTCCGATCTCGTCAAACTCGAATCCGAAATCCTGAACCAGATCGCCGCCGCTTCCGATGAAGCTGCGCTCGAGGCCGTGCGCGTCGGCGCGCTCGGCAAAAAGGGATCGATCTCCGCGCTCTTGTCCACGCTCGGCAAGATGTCGCCGGAGCAGCGCAAGACCGAAGGCGCGGCGATCAACGCCGCCAAGGACAAGGTCACGGCCGCTCTCACAGCCCGCCGCGACGTGCTCAAGAACGCAGCCCTCGATGCGCGACTTGCGTCGGAAGTGATCGACGTCACGCTGCCGACGCGCGAGACGCCCGCCGAGCAGGGCCGCATCCACCCCATCTCGCAGGTGATGGACGAACTCACCGCGATCTTCGCCGACATGGGCTTCTCGATCGCCGAAGGGCCGGACATCGAGACCGACGATTACAACTTCACCAAGCTGAATTTCCCCGAAGGCCATCCGGCGCGGGAGATGCACGACACCTTCTTCTTCAATCGCAAGGAGGACGGGTCGCGCCCGCTGCTGCGCACCCATACCTCACCGGTGCAGGTGCGCACCATGCTGTCGCAGAAACCGCCGATCCGCGTGATCTGTCCGGGCCGCACCTATCGTTGCGACAGCGATCAGACCCACACGCCGATGTTCCATCAGGTCGAGGGCCTCGTCATCGACAAGGGCTCGCATCTTGGGCACCTGAAATGGATTCTCGCGGAATTCTGCAAGGCCTTCTTCGAGGTCGATAACGTCAACATGCGCTTCCGCCCGTCCTTCTTCCCCTTCACCGAGCCGTCGATGGAGGTCGACATCCAGTGCCGTCGCGGCAAGAACGAAATCCGTTTCGGCGAAGGCGAAGACTGGCTGGAGATTCTCGGCTGCGGCATGGTGCATCCGAACGTGCTGCGTAACTGCGGCATCGATCCGGATGAATATCAAGGCTTTGCCTGGGGCATGGGCATCGATCGCATCGCGATGCTGAAATACGGCATCAGCGACCTGCGCCAGATGTTCGAAGGCGACGTGCGCTGGCTCAATCATTACGGCTTCAAGCCGCTCGATGTGCCCACGCTCGCGGGAGGGCTGTCGTCATGAAATTCACCCTCTCCTGGCTGAAAGAACATCTCGACACCGACGAGCCGATCGAGAAGCTCGCCGAGACGCTGACCATGATCGGCCTCGAGGTCGAGCACCTTGAAGACAAGGCGAAGGCGCTGGCGCCTTACGTCATCGCCAAGATCATCACCGCCGAGCAGCACCCGAACGCGGATCGTCTGCGCGTGTGCATGGTCGACACCGGCGAAGGCGCGCCGATTCAGGTCGTCTGCGGTGCGCCGAACGCGCGCGGGGGACTCGTGAGCGTGTTCGCACCGCCCGGCACCTACATTCCGGGCAAGGACATCACGCTTGGCATCGGCAATATTCGCGGCGTCGAGAGCCGGGGCATGCTGTGCTCGGCCGCTGAACTCGAACTCTCCGAAGATCACGACGGCATCATCGAACTGCCGGCCGACGCACCTGTCGGCAAGCCGTATGCGGAATGGGCCGGCCTCGGCGACCCCGTGATCGAGATTAATCTCACGCCGAACCGCGCCGACGCCACCGGCGTGCACGGCATCGCGCGCGATCTCGGCGCGGCCGACATGGGCAAATTCAAGAACGATGCTCCGAAGCCGATCAAGGGCGCGTTCGCGGCGCCCGTTGCGGTGACGATTGAAGACCCGACCTTGTGCCCCGGTTTCGCGCTGCGTCTGGTGCGCGGTGTGAAGAACGGCCCGTCGCCGGAATGGCTGCAGCGGCGCCTCACCTCGATCGGACTGCGTCCGATCAACGCGCTGGTCGACATCACCAATTTCATGACCTTTGACCGCGGCCGTCCGCTGCACGTGTTCGACGCCGCGAAGGTGAAGGGCAACCTCGTCGTGCGCCGCGCGAAAGCGGGCGAAAGCCTTGTTGCGCTCGATGGCAAGACCTACACGCTCGATGACACCATGTGCGTGATCGCGGATGATAGCGGCGTCGAGTCGCTCGCGGGCATCATGGGCGGCGAATCGACCGGCTGCGACGAGACCACCACCGACGTGCTGATCGAATCGGCGCTGTGGAACGAGATCAACATCGCCCAGACCGGCCGCAAGCTCGGCATCAATTCCGACGCGCGCTATCGCTTCGAGCGCGGCGTCGATCCGGCCTTCATGGTGCCGGGCCTCGAGCTCGCCACCAAGCTCGTGCTCGACATCTGCGGCGGCTCGCCGTCGGAGATCGCGCTTTCGGGCAAGGCCTATGGCGACGACCGGATGATCGAATTCCCCATCGACGAGGTGAAGCGTCTCGCCGGCATCGACGTGCCGCTGGCCGACATCAAACGCCACCTCACCCATCTCGGCTTCATGGTCGCGGGTCAGGGGCCAGTGGTGAAGATCGCGGTGCCGTCATGGCGCGCCGACGTGCACGGCAAGGCCGACATCGTGGAAGAGATCGTGCGCATCGTCGGTGTCGACCGCGTGCCGCTGACGCCGTTTCCGCGTGGCGAGGACGCGCGCAAGCCTGTTCTGACAGCGCTGCAGTTGCGCACCCGCCGCGCCAAGCGCGCGCTTGCCACGCGCGGCATGGTGGAAGCTGTAACGTGGTCGTTCCTCTCCAAGACGCAAGCCGAATTGTTCGGCGGCGGCAAGCCGGAGCTCGCGCTCGCCAATCCGATCGCATCGGATCTCTCTGACATGCGGCCCTCGCTGGTGCCGGGCCTGATCGCAGCCGCGCAGGCCAATGCGGATCGAGGCTTCGGCGACGTCGCGCTGTTCGAGGTCGGACAGATTTTCCTGGGTGATCAGCCCGAGCAGCAGCTCACCGCCGCGACCGGCGTGCGCCGCGCGATGGCTTCATCGAAGGGCTTTAGCCGTGCGTGGTCCGGCTCATGGAGCGTCGATGCGTTCGACGCCAAGGCCGACGCGCTTGCCGTGCTCGCCGCGTGCGGCGCGCCGATGCAGGCGCTGC includes:
- the pheT gene encoding phenylalanine--tRNA ligase subunit beta, translating into MKFTLSWLKEHLDTDEPIEKLAETLTMIGLEVEHLEDKAKALAPYVIAKIITAEQHPNADRLRVCMVDTGEGAPIQVVCGAPNARGGLVSVFAPPGTYIPGKDITLGIGNIRGVESRGMLCSAAELELSEDHDGIIELPADAPVGKPYAEWAGLGDPVIEINLTPNRADATGVHGIARDLGAADMGKFKNDAPKPIKGAFAAPVAVTIEDPTLCPGFALRLVRGVKNGPSPEWLQRRLTSIGLRPINALVDITNFMTFDRGRPLHVFDAAKVKGNLVVRRAKAGESLVALDGKTYTLDDTMCVIADDSGVESLAGIMGGESTGCDETTTDVLIESALWNEINIAQTGRKLGINSDARYRFERGVDPAFMVPGLELATKLVLDICGGSPSEIALSGKAYGDDRMIEFPIDEVKRLAGIDVPLADIKRHLTHLGFMVAGQGPVVKIAVPSWRADVHGKADIVEEIVRIVGVDRVPLTPFPRGEDARKPVLTALQLRTRRAKRALATRGMVEAVTWSFLSKTQAELFGGGKPELALANPIASDLSDMRPSLVPGLIAAAQANADRGFGDVALFEVGQIFLGDQPEQQLTAATGVRRAMASSKGFSRAWSGSWSVDAFDAKADALAVLAACGAPMQALQIVPCREAKNAPAWLHPGRSATIQIGPQNVLGTFGELHPRVLDALKADGPLVAFEVLLDRLPGPKARATRAKPPLELAAFQPVSRDFAFLADRDVKAADIIRAAQGADKKLITDVTLFDVYDGKGIPEGKKSVAIAVTLQPREKTLTDQDIEAVATKIVADVKKKTGSTLRE
- the pheS gene encoding phenylalanine--tRNA ligase subunit alpha — its product is MSDLVKLESEILNQIAAASDEAALEAVRVGALGKKGSISALLSTLGKMSPEQRKTEGAAINAAKDKVTAALTARRDVLKNAALDARLASEVIDVTLPTRETPAEQGRIHPISQVMDELTAIFADMGFSIAEGPDIETDDYNFTKLNFPEGHPAREMHDTFFFNRKEDGSRPLLRTHTSPVQVRTMLSQKPPIRVICPGRTYRCDSDQTHTPMFHQVEGLVIDKGSHLGHLKWILAEFCKAFFEVDNVNMRFRPSFFPFTEPSMEVDIQCRRGKNEIRFGEGEDWLEILGCGMVHPNVLRNCGIDPDEYQGFAWGMGIDRIAMLKYGISDLRQMFEGDVRWLNHYGFKPLDVPTLAGGLSS